Within the Photobacterium swingsii genome, the region TGACCACTCGCCAGAAATTTTGATGCCTTAATCTTATTCGTTTATTTCCTTTATTGATTGATAAGTCTCCGACTGAGTTTGTGAGCATTGAACAATTGTATCGTTACCTTTAATCTTCCGCGCCCGACAAATAAGTCGGTAACTCTAAAATTGCATTAAATCCCCGATAGCTCGGCAAAGTATGGCAATGTTTTGAATGTTGTTTATCTACTAATGATGAGAAATCGATTGCTAGGATGGCATGGATCAAGGAGAGCAAAAGGAAATCGAGCGCATTTGGTATTGACCTTACAGCCGTAGATAAACGGAATAGGTTGATGAAACGAAGCGAACAAGTTTTATTGTTCGATAAGATGAGTAATAACAATGCAATTGATTTCTGGTTTGGTCGGTATTCTGGCTTTAATTTTAATCGCTTATTTTTTATCAGAGAAACGTTCACACATTAACTGGCGCACAGTATTAGGTGCGTTAGCCATTCAAATGATTTTTGCCGCTATTGTGTTATATAGCGAGAGTGGTCGTGCTGCACTGGGCGAATTTTCGAGTGCTGTACAAAACATCATTAATTTCAGCAATGAAGGTATTAGTTTTTTATTTGGTGGATTAGTTTCAGACAAAATGTTTGAGCTGTTTGCTGGCGGTGGCTTCATCATGGCTTTTCGCGTATTGCCTGTGGTGGTGTTTTTCTCGGCATTTGTCGCAGTATTGTATTACCTCGGTATTATGCAATTTTTGGTGGGGACACTAGGCCGCGCTTTGTCGAAAGTCTTGGGCACTAGCCGCGCGGAGTCTATTTCAGCAACGGCAAATATTTTCTTGGGGATTTCCGAAGCCCCATTAACAGTACGACCTTATATTGCGCGTATGACTCGTTCTGAGCTTTTTGCGGTTATGGTCGGTGGTATGGCGTCGGTAGCGGGTTCTGTTTTGGTTGGCTATTCCCAAATGGGGATCCCATTGGAATACCTATTGGCGGCGTCTTTCATGGCGGCCCCTGCAGGTCTAATGATGGCAAAGCTGCTTATCCCTGAAACTGAGCAAACCTGCGACTCTGCGGAAAGCACGGAAGAAGAGAAGAAACCTGCCAACATTATTGATGCGGCAGCACAAGGTGCCCTTCAGGGGATGCAGCTTGCACTCAATATTGGTGCCATGTTGTTAGCCTTCATCAGCTTGATTGCGATGCTGAATGCGTTATTGGGGTGGGCGGGCTCACTGGCTGGTTTTGAAGGTTTATCGCTGGATTTAGTGTTTGGTTACTTATTCTTGCCGTTTGCTTATATTGCAGGTTTGTGGGATTTCGATGCCGCTCAGCAGATGGCAACGTTATTTGGTACCAAAACAACCATCAATGAGTTTGTCGCGTTTTCTCAGCTAGCACCGATGATCGACAGTGGTGTACTCGATAAACGCACCGAAGTGATCATTGCTTTTGCACTATGTGGTTTTGCTAACTTTGGTTCAATTGCAGTGTTACTGGGCTGTATGGGGCTGATGGCACAAACGCGTTATGATGAAATCGCGAAACTGGGCATGAAATCGCTGGTGGCAGCAACCTTAGCAAACTTATTGAATGCAACGGTTGCAGGCTTGTTTATTTCACTGGCGCTTTAAATGTGCGAGTAACAAGCTAATAAAAAGGCCACGCAATGCGTGGCCTTGTTGTTTCTATGGCTGAGCTTTGATGATTAACTTAGGCCAATGATGTTGCCATCGGCATCAATATCAAGATTCATGAAAGCCGGTTTTTCGGGTAACCCTGGCATGGTCATCACATTACCGCAAAGGGCATAAACAAAGCCCGCTCCCGCACATAACTTGAGTTCGCGAATAGGCAGAATAAAATCGCTTGGTGCCCCTTTAAGGCTTGGATCATGGCTGAT harbors:
- a CDS encoding NupC/NupG family nucleoside CNT transporter — translated: MQLISGLVGILALILIAYFLSEKRSHINWRTVLGALAIQMIFAAIVLYSESGRAALGEFSSAVQNIINFSNEGISFLFGGLVSDKMFELFAGGGFIMAFRVLPVVVFFSAFVAVLYYLGIMQFLVGTLGRALSKVLGTSRAESISATANIFLGISEAPLTVRPYIARMTRSELFAVMVGGMASVAGSVLVGYSQMGIPLEYLLAASFMAAPAGLMMAKLLIPETEQTCDSAESTEEEKKPANIIDAAAQGALQGMQLALNIGAMLLAFISLIAMLNALLGWAGSLAGFEGLSLDLVFGYLFLPFAYIAGLWDFDAAQQMATLFGTKTTINEFVAFSQLAPMIDSGVLDKRTEVIIAFALCGFANFGSIAVLLGCMGLMAQTRYDEIAKLGMKSLVAATLANLLNATVAGLFISLAL